The following is a genomic window from Streptomyces sp. BHT-5-2.
CGGCCTGTTCCTGGCCCGGTCCGGCGGACTCCGCCTCAAGATCGACCTGCGGCGCGGCCACCAGCATGTGGCGTTCGTGCCGCGCATGCGCGCCGCCGGGGTGGGCGACGAGGCCCCGGGGCAGAAGCTGACGGCCGCGGCGTAAGGCACACCGCGCGGTCCGCCGGGCACGGCGGCGAGGCGGGGGCAACACTGGCCCCATGAGACTCTTCGCCGCCGTGCTGCCCCCGGACTCCTCCCTCGGTCAACTCGCCTCGGTGGTGGGCCACTTGAAGCAGCTGCCGGACGCCGACCGGCTGCGCTGGACCGGCCACGACGGCTGGCACTTCACCCTCGCCTTCTACGGCGAGGTGCCCGACGAGGACCTGCCCGAACTCCGCGAGCGATTGGCCCGCGCCGCCGGCCGGCACGCCCCCTACGAGCTGCGGATCGCCGGCGGCGGGCGGTTCGGCGACCGGGTGGTGTGGGCCGGCGCGGACGGCGACCGGCCGGCGATGCGGCACCTCGCGGACGCCGCCGAGGCGGCCGGCCGCCGGATGGGCCTGAAGATGGGCGAGCACCGCCCGTACACCCCGCACCTCACCCTCGCCCGGAGCCGCACCGGCCATCTCGACCTCGTGCCGTACGCGGCGGCCCTCGCCGACTTCGCCGGCAGCCCCTGGACGGTCGAGGAGATGGCGCTGATGCGCAGCCACCCGCCGGCGCCCGGCGTCCCGGGCGCCCAGCCGCACTACGCGCCCGTCGCGCGGTGGCCGCTGGGCGGCTGAGCCCGGCCCCGGGCGCGGTGGCGGGCCGGGCCGGTGCGGCGCCCGGTTCCGCCCCGGTTACGCTCAAAGGGTGGATCCCAAGACCCGTAACCGGATCATGTCCGGGCTGCTCGCCGTGCTGCTGATCGTCGTCGTCGTGGCGGCGGCGCTGCGCTGACCCCGCGTCTCACCAGGCGAACGCCTCCGGCGACGGCCCCGGCCCCGGGAAGACCTCCTCCAGGCCCGCCAGCAGCTCCGCCGGCAGCGCCAGCTCCACCGCGCGCAGTGCGGAGGCGAGCTGGTCGGCGGTGCGCGGGCCCACGATCGGGCCGGTCACCCCGGGCCGGGTGAGCAGCCAGGCCAGCGCCACCTCGCCCGGCTCCAGGCCGTGCTTGCCGACCAGGTCCTCGTAGGTCTGGATCTGCGCCCGGATCGCCGGGTCGGCCAGGGCGGCCGCGGACCGGCCGGAGGTCGAGCGGCCCGCCCCGCCGCCCTCCCGCTCCTTGCGGAGCGCCCCGCCCAGCAGCCCGCCGTGCAGCGGCGACCAGGGGATGACACCCAGCCCGTAGGCCCGGGCGGCCGGGACGACCTCCATCTCGGCCCGCCGCTCGGCGAGGTTGTAGAGGCACTGCTCGCTGACCAGGCCGTACGAACCGCGGCGCGCGGCCGCCTCGTTGGCCTGCGCGAGGTGCCAGCCGGCGTGGTTCGACGACCCCACGTAGAGGATCTTCCCCTGCTGGACGAGGACGTCGACGGCCTGCCAGATCTCGTCCCAGGGGGTGGCCCGGTCGACGTGGTGGAACTGGTAGAGGTCGATGTGGTCGGCGCCCAGCCGCCGGAGGCTGGCGTCCACCGCCCGGCGGATGCTGAGCGCGGAGAGCCGGTCGTGGTTGGGCCAGGCCGGGGTGCCGTCCGGAGCCATGTTCCCGTACACCTTGGTGGCCAGCACGGTCTTCTCCCGCCGGCCGCCGCCCTTGGCGAACCACGAGCCGATGATCTCCTCGGTGCGGCCCTTGTTCTCGCCCCAGCCGTAGACGTTGGCGGTGTCGAAGAAGTTGATGCCCGCGTCCAGCGCGGCGTCCATGATGTGGTGGCTGCCGGCCTCGTCGGTCTGCGGCCCGAAGTTCATCGTCCCGAGGACGAGGCGGCTGACCTTTAGTCCGGTGCGTC
Proteins encoded in this region:
- the thpR gene encoding RNA 2',3'-cyclic phosphodiesterase, with the protein product MRLFAAVLPPDSSLGQLASVVGHLKQLPDADRLRWTGHDGWHFTLAFYGEVPDEDLPELRERLARAAGRHAPYELRIAGGGRFGDRVVWAGADGDRPAMRHLADAAEAAGRRMGLKMGEHRPYTPHLTLARSRTGHLDLVPYAAALADFAGSPWTVEEMALMRSHPPAPGVPGAQPHYAPVARWPLGG
- a CDS encoding aldo/keto reductase; translation: MEYTQLGRTGLKVSRLVLGTMNFGPQTDEAGSHHIMDAALDAGINFFDTANVYGWGENKGRTEEIIGSWFAKGGGRREKTVLATKVYGNMAPDGTPAWPNHDRLSALSIRRAVDASLRRLGADHIDLYQFHHVDRATPWDEIWQAVDVLVQQGKILYVGSSNHAGWHLAQANEAAARRGSYGLVSEQCLYNLAERRAEMEVVPAARAYGLGVIPWSPLHGGLLGGALRKEREGGGAGRSTSGRSAAALADPAIRAQIQTYEDLVGKHGLEPGEVALAWLLTRPGVTGPIVGPRTADQLASALRAVELALPAELLAGLEEVFPGPGPSPEAFAW